A region of Sesamum indicum cultivar Zhongzhi No. 13 linkage group LG7, S_indicum_v1.0, whole genome shotgun sequence DNA encodes the following proteins:
- the LOC105167134 gene encoding telomere repeat-binding protein 4, with protein MVSKKRLDYGFNGYRAPIIPRAPRSIRRRSPHKNSIEDSKLCAFELLAAVAGKLLQESESSASSSVANGKFQPGICQGGNKKEQSLDDKALKSESFDHGSCAESAFIPEISVPEQNQLENNSALEQTSVRATSDIRKKVDCDIKLGTSEVKNADGNTISKVEGSICFGDSLNCKVEGGAEMHAKDDNNQIIDSSLADTSTVKDPIEEDVNTNLLIKSEGSVQLPLYRDPIPDALLQKHWNNVKLGIRDDDENSFGCNKSSTRVRPFRPQPRIGHRRIRKMLTSKYRKVAPKLKGCGLYSEGIRSFYQYRKRIYTQERFQQAPIKKRKLSDHTFAVAYHQDTSSDSISNLPEKGTKIDNESSSANILQRASGTSATVRGHQKAKDSHVKFSIKSFRVPELYIEVPETASVGSLKRTVMEAVTAILGNGIRVGVVLQGKKVRDDNRTLQQAGISQSSNLDTLGFTLEPSFSHVSPSMAPKKLPSALPCDADQELPRSPATPMTDSGIGNGAVDPPVVNKFDDVMDNDNLNFSPQTPKNEPNDASIPDSKALVPVPPMNAEALAIVPVNPKPKRTEISQRRTRRPFSVAEVEALVAAVEKLGTGRWRDVKLGAFENADHRTYVDLKDKWKTLVHTASISPQQRRGEPVPQELLDRVLSAHSYWSQHQSKQQGKHTPSVESLRSEESVGVA; from the exons ATGGTGTCAAAGAAGAGGCTGGATTATGGATTCAATGGCTACCGAGCCCCCATTATTCCCAGAGCTCCTAGATCAATTAGG AGGAGAAGCCCACACAAGAATTCGATTGAAGACAGTAAACTTTGTGCCTTTGAATTACTTGCAGCTGTAGCTGGTAAGTTGTTACAGGAGAGTGAAAGCTCTGCTTCCAGTAGTGTAGCCAACGGGAAATTCCAGCCGGGCATTTGCCAAGGTGGAAACAAGAAGGAGCAGAGTTTAGATGATAAAGCTTTGAAATCGGAGAGCTTTGACCATGGAAGTTGTGCTGAGAGTGCATTTATTCCGGAAATTTCCGTTCCAGAGCAAAATCAATTAGAAAACAATTCTGCCTTGGAACAGACTTCTGTACGTGCCACTTCTGATATCCGAAAGAAAGTTGATTGTGACATAAAACTAGGAACCAGTGAAGTCAAGAATGCAGATGGAAATACCATTTCTAAAGTTGAGGGTTCCATCTGTTTTGGTGATAGCTTAAACTGTAAGGTAGAGGGTGGAGCAGAAATGCATGCGAAGGATGATAATAATCAGATAATTGACTCATCTTTGGCTGACACATCCACTGTAAAGGATCCAATTGAAGAAGATGTGAATACTAATCTACTAATTAAATCAGAGGGTAGTGTACAGTTGCCCTTGTATAGGGACCCCATTCCTGATGCTTTATTGCAAAAGCACTggaataatgtaaaattagGAATTAGAGATGACGACGAAAATTCTTTTGGGTGCAATAAATCTAGCACCAGGGTTAGGCCCTTTAGGCCACAACCACGTATTGGACACCGTAGAATAAGGAAGATGCTGACGTCCAAATACAGGAAAGTAGCTCCAAAGCTGAAGGGTTGTGGACTTTATA GTGAGGGAATCAGGTCCTTTTACCAGTATAGAAAGAGAATTTATACACAAGAGAGATTCCAACAAGCACCTATCAAGAAAAGGAAGCTGTCTGATCACACATTCGCAGTTGCATATCATCAGGATACCAGCAGTGATAGCATCTCTAATTTACCTGAGAAGGGGACGAAGATAGACAATGAGAGTAGCTCGGCCAACATCTTGCAAAGAG cAAGTGGTACGTCAGCTACAGTCAGAGGTCATCAAAAAGCCAAGGATTCTCATG TGAAATTTAGCATTAAGTCCTTCAGGGTGCCAGAACTTTACATTGAGGTCCCAGAAACTGCAAGTGTCGGTTCTCTCAAG AGAACTGTGATGGAGGCAGTTACTGCTATTCTTGGGAATGGAATTCGAGTTGGTGTAGTTCTTCAAGGAAAGAAGGTCCGAGATGACAATAGAACTTTGCAGCAGGCTGGTATTTCTCAGAGTAGCAACCTTGACACTCTGGGTTTTACATTAGAGCCAAGCTTTTCACATGTTTCCCCATCCATGGCTCCTAAAAAACTTCCGTCGGCATTGCCATGTGATGCAGATCAAGAGTTGCCTAG GTCTCCTGCTACTCCAATGACTGATTCAGGGATTGGAAATGGTGCGGTTGATCCCCCTGTTGtcaacaaattcgatgatGTTATGGACAACGACAACCTCAATTTCTCCCCACAGACTCCTAAAAACGAACCAAATGATGCATCAATTCCCGACTCCAAGGCATTGGTTCCAGTCCCTCCAATGAACGCGGAGGCTCTTGCAATAGTCCCAGTGAACCCCAAACCTAAACGTACTGAAATTTCACAGCGTAGAACTAGGAGACCGTTTTCAGTAGCAGAAGTCGAGGCCCTTGTTGCAGCAGTTGAAAAACTTGGCACCGGAAG GTGGCGTGATGTCAAACTAGGTGCTTTTGAGAATGCAGATCACAGAACATACGTGGACTTGAAG GACAAATGGAAGACCCTTGTTCATACAGCAAGCATATCTCCTCAGCAGAGACGGGGCGAGCCGGTTCCACAGGAGCTCTTGGACCGAGTCTTATCTGCTCACTCGTATTGGTCGCAGCATCAGTCGAAACAACAGGGGAAGCATACACCGTCGGTGGAGTCCCTGAGAAGTGAGGAGAGCGTAGGAGTTGCTTGA